In Necator americanus strain Aroian chromosome IV, whole genome shotgun sequence, the following proteins share a genomic window:
- a CDS encoding hypothetical protein (NECATOR_CHRIV.G17033.T2): MRCIFLILSTICIASIYGQWGPGMMGPMGMGMMGPMGMGMMRPMGMGSMGMGPMGMGPMGMGPMGMRPMGMGFGPYGMRGPYGMRNPARGAMVGAMLGSMVGK, encoded by the exons ATGCgttgtatttttttgatactCTCGACTATCTGCATCGCATCGATATACGGCCAATGGGGTCCTGGAATGATGGGCCCGATGGGAATGGGAATGATGGGCCCGATGGGAATGGGAATGATGAGACCAATGGGAATGGGCTCTATGGGAATGGGCCCTATGGGAATGGGACCTATGGGAATGGGACCTATGGGAATGCGTCCAATGGGAATGGGATTCG GACCTTACGGTATGCGTGGTCCGTACGGAATGAGAAATCCAGCTCGAGGAGCGATGGTCGGTGCAATGCTGGGCAGCATGGTCGGGAAATGA